From Candidatus Palauibacter australiensis, one genomic window encodes:
- a CDS encoding ankyrin repeat domain-containing protein encodes MRRARSLVFTAAALLALGAAAPVGSPVGSLAGSPVGLGGPDAPVADAAMRGDLDAVRSLLAAGEDVNAARGDGMTALHWAAMKGRPDVAGVLIEAGADLEAGTRLGGHTPLHVASRAAQAPLVEALLAAGAEADAATSTGVTPLHFAAAAGSAGAVEALVRHGADPNAREPEWGQTPLMFAAAAGRAGSLDALIDAGADPSATAYVLDIVARDAWDQLDRRERNARVAALRAGRQPPVPSAREAAPRPTAGPGPGLQAVRLEDPEEPTCSGCLGNYADLVGTHGGLTALLLAAREGHRDATLALLDKGADIDQRSAADNTTPLLIAMINGHFDLAMELFARGADPNLQSDAGATPLYAALNMHWAPKARHPQPTDVHQQQWSYLDVIRTLLEAGVDPNPRLKKSLWFTTYNRDLLGVDRTGATPFWRAAHALDIDAMKLLLEYGADPTTPTAKVPARRYGRGGDNIDHSGLDPIPVGGPAVHPIHAAAGVGYGQGFAGNSHRHVPEGWLPAMRFLVEGLGADVNARDHNGYTPAHHAASRGDNEMILYLVEQGADVTLVARNGQTTVDLANGPVQRVQPFPETIALLESLGAKNNHRCVSC; translated from the coding sequence TGGGGCTGGGCGGGCCGGATGCTCCGGTGGCCGACGCGGCCATGCGCGGCGATCTGGACGCCGTGCGGTCGCTGCTGGCCGCGGGCGAAGACGTGAACGCCGCGCGGGGCGACGGCATGACGGCACTCCACTGGGCCGCGATGAAGGGCCGGCCCGACGTGGCCGGGGTGCTGATCGAGGCGGGCGCGGATCTCGAGGCGGGCACGCGGCTGGGCGGGCACACGCCGCTCCACGTGGCGAGCCGCGCGGCGCAGGCCCCGCTCGTCGAGGCGCTGCTGGCGGCGGGAGCCGAGGCCGACGCCGCGACATCGACCGGCGTGACGCCGCTGCACTTCGCGGCCGCCGCCGGGTCCGCCGGTGCGGTCGAGGCGCTGGTGCGCCACGGCGCCGATCCGAACGCCCGGGAGCCCGAGTGGGGCCAGACGCCGCTCATGTTCGCCGCGGCGGCGGGCCGGGCCGGCTCGCTGGACGCCCTCATCGACGCGGGGGCGGACCCCTCGGCCACCGCGTACGTGCTCGACATCGTGGCGCGCGACGCGTGGGACCAGCTCGACCGCCGCGAACGCAATGCCCGCGTGGCCGCGCTCCGGGCGGGCCGCCAGCCGCCGGTCCCGTCAGCGCGCGAAGCCGCCCCGAGGCCGACCGCCGGCCCCGGCCCCGGCCTCCAGGCCGTGCGGCTCGAGGACCCCGAGGAGCCCACCTGCTCCGGCTGCCTGGGCAACTACGCCGACCTCGTCGGCACGCACGGCGGGCTGACCGCGCTGCTGCTCGCGGCCCGCGAGGGCCACCGCGATGCGACGCTGGCCCTGCTCGACAAGGGTGCGGACATCGACCAGCGGAGCGCCGCGGACAACACGACCCCGCTGCTCATCGCGATGATCAACGGGCACTTCGACCTCGCGATGGAACTCTTCGCGCGCGGGGCCGACCCGAACCTCCAGAGCGATGCCGGCGCCACCCCGCTGTACGCGGCGCTCAACATGCACTGGGCGCCGAAGGCCCGGCATCCGCAGCCCACGGACGTGCACCAGCAGCAGTGGTCGTACCTCGACGTCATACGGACGCTGCTCGAAGCGGGCGTTGACCCGAACCCGCGGCTGAAGAAGTCGCTCTGGTTCACGACGTACAACCGCGACCTGCTGGGCGTCGACCGCACCGGCGCCACGCCCTTCTGGCGCGCCGCGCACGCGCTCGACATCGACGCCATGAAGCTGCTCCTCGAGTACGGGGCCGATCCCACGACGCCGACCGCGAAGGTTCCGGCGCGGCGCTACGGCCGAGGCGGAGACAACATCGATCACTCCGGTCTCGACCCGATCCCCGTGGGCGGTCCGGCGGTCCATCCAATTCACGCGGCGGCCGGCGTCGGCTACGGACAGGGCTTCGCGGGCAACTCGCACCGCCATGTACCGGAGGGCTGGCTTCCGGCGATGAGGTTCCTCGTCGAGGGACTCGGCGCCGATGTGAACGCGCGCGACCACAACGGCTACACGCCCGCACACCACGCCGCCTCGCGCGGCGACAACGAGATGATCCTCTATCTCGTGGAACAGGGCGCCGACGTGACCCTCGTGGCCCGCAACGGCCAGACGACCGTCGATCTGGCCAACGGGCCGGTCCAGCGCGTGCAGCCCTTCCCGGAGACGATCGCTCTCCTCGAGAGCCTCGGGGCGAAGAACAACCACCGCTGCGTCTCCTGCTGA
- a CDS encoding acyl--CoA ligase — protein sequence MPNPVTVQELLAGSSGASPAIAAPGREPLDFDGLRRQVENTVNALNGFGIGRNDRVAIVLPNGPEMASAFVSVACAATAAPLNPAYRQPEHEFYLSDLSAKTLVVEAGSDSPARAAAASRGIPVLELHVGPEARAGEFELAPAGTVPDGDGPRGGLAEADDVALILHTSGTTSRPKIVPLSHRNVCASAVNVQRTLRLTADDRCLNVMPLFHIHGLIAAVLAPLGVGGSIVCTPGFNALRFFGWLDEARPTFYTAVPTMHQAILTRAPRNRDVIERNPMRFIRSASAPLLRQVMAELEEAFGAPVVEAYAMTEAAHQMTSNPLPPAERKPGTVGIAAGPEVSVMDEAGALLPAGDIGEIVIRGPNVSDGYENNPAANAEAFTNGWFRTGDQGVMDDEGYLTITGRLKEIINRGGEKISPREIDEAILDHPAVRQIVAFAMPHPKLGEEIAAAVVVRKGMEATSPELQAFAAERLADFKVPRKFLFMDDIPKGPTGKIQRIGMAEKLGLT from the coding sequence ATGCCAAATCCCGTCACCGTCCAGGAACTGCTCGCCGGCAGTTCGGGGGCGAGTCCCGCAATCGCCGCCCCCGGCCGCGAGCCACTGGACTTCGACGGTCTCCGCCGTCAGGTCGAGAACACCGTCAACGCGCTGAACGGGTTCGGGATCGGCCGCAACGACCGCGTGGCGATCGTGCTCCCGAACGGACCCGAGATGGCTTCCGCCTTCGTCTCCGTCGCGTGCGCGGCCACGGCAGCTCCCCTGAATCCGGCTTACCGGCAGCCCGAACACGAGTTCTATCTCTCGGATCTCAGCGCGAAGACGCTTGTCGTCGAAGCGGGAAGCGACTCCCCGGCGCGCGCCGCGGCCGCCAGCCGCGGGATTCCGGTGCTGGAGCTGCACGTCGGCCCGGAGGCTCGGGCGGGGGAATTCGAACTCGCGCCGGCCGGAACCGTGCCGGACGGCGACGGCCCTCGGGGCGGCCTGGCCGAAGCGGATGATGTCGCGCTCATCCTCCACACGTCGGGGACGACATCCCGACCGAAGATCGTGCCGCTCTCGCACCGGAACGTGTGCGCCTCCGCGGTCAACGTTCAGCGCACCCTGCGGCTCACGGCCGACGACCGATGCCTGAATGTGATGCCCCTGTTCCACATCCACGGGCTGATCGCCGCCGTCCTCGCGCCGCTCGGCGTCGGAGGGTCGATCGTCTGCACTCCCGGTTTCAACGCCCTCCGCTTCTTCGGGTGGCTCGACGAGGCTCGACCCACCTTCTACACGGCCGTCCCCACCATGCACCAGGCGATCCTGACGCGCGCCCCGCGAAACCGCGACGTGATCGAGCGGAACCCGATGCGCTTCATCCGCTCGGCTTCCGCCCCCCTCCTGCGGCAGGTGATGGCGGAACTCGAGGAGGCGTTCGGCGCCCCGGTGGTGGAGGCGTACGCGATGACCGAGGCGGCGCACCAGATGACGTCCAACCCGCTCCCCCCCGCGGAGCGCAAGCCGGGAACCGTGGGGATCGCCGCCGGCCCCGAGGTCTCGGTGATGGACGAGGCCGGTGCGCTCCTGCCGGCGGGCGACATCGGCGAGATCGTGATCCGTGGCCCCAACGTCAGCGACGGATACGAGAACAACCCCGCGGCGAATGCCGAAGCCTTCACCAACGGCTGGTTCCGGACGGGTGACCAGGGCGTGATGGATGACGAGGGCTACCTCACGATCACGGGTCGCCTGAAGGAGATCATCAACCGCGGGGGCGAGAAGATCTCGCCGCGCGAGATCGACGAGGCGATCCTCGATCATCCGGCCGTGCGGCAGATCGTCGCGTTCGCGATGCCGCACCCGAAGCTGGGCGAGGAAATCGCGGCGGCGGTCGTGGTCCGCAAAGGGATGGAGGCGACATCTCCCGAGCTTCAGGCGTTCGCGGCCGAGCGGCTCGCCGACTTCAAGGTCCCGCGCAAGTTCCTCTTCATGGACGACATCCCCAAAGGGCCGACCGGCAAGATTCAGCGCATCGGCATGGCCGAGAAGCTGGGCCTGACATGA
- a CDS encoding 2-dehydropantoate 2-reductase, producing MRICIYGAGAIGGYLGAQLSLAGRDVTLVARGPHLKAMQQHGVRLLIDGEERVAHPRCTDDPAEVGPQDYVIITLKAHSVPWIVEPLQPLLGPDTAVVTATNGLPWWYFYRLDGPWRDRRLESLDPGGVQWDGIGPERVIGCVVYAATEVSEPGVIRHLKYNRFTLGEPGGEKTERVRRLARALIGAGFRAPVRGIRNEMWVKLWGNVAFNPISALTHGTVDTIARDPDTRAVAKTMMLEGQAVAEALGARFSIDIERRINGIEAVGAHRTSMLQDLDKGRPMEIDALVTAVQEMGRMVGVPTPTIDVVLALVRQRARAAGAYPPG from the coding sequence ATGCGGATCTGCATCTACGGCGCCGGCGCGATCGGGGGATACCTCGGCGCGCAACTGTCGCTCGCGGGGCGGGACGTCACGCTCGTCGCGCGCGGCCCCCACCTGAAGGCGATGCAGCAACACGGCGTGCGCCTGCTGATCGACGGCGAGGAGCGCGTCGCCCACCCCCGTTGCACGGACGATCCGGCGGAGGTGGGGCCGCAGGATTACGTGATCATCACGCTCAAGGCACACTCCGTCCCCTGGATCGTGGAACCGCTGCAGCCCCTGCTCGGGCCCGACACGGCCGTCGTCACGGCGACGAACGGCCTCCCCTGGTGGTACTTCTACCGACTCGACGGGCCGTGGCGGGACCGGCGCCTCGAGAGCCTCGACCCCGGCGGGGTGCAGTGGGACGGGATCGGCCCCGAACGCGTGATCGGCTGCGTCGTGTACGCGGCCACCGAGGTGTCGGAGCCCGGCGTCATCCGCCACCTGAAATACAACCGGTTCACGCTCGGCGAGCCCGGCGGCGAGAAGACCGAGCGCGTGCGGCGGCTGGCGCGCGCGTTGATCGGAGCCGGATTCAGGGCCCCGGTGCGGGGGATCCGAAACGAGATGTGGGTGAAGCTGTGGGGGAACGTCGCCTTCAATCCGATCAGCGCCCTCACGCACGGGACGGTGGACACGATCGCCCGAGACCCCGACACCCGCGCCGTCGCGAAGACGATGATGCTCGAGGGACAGGCGGTCGCCGAAGCCCTGGGCGCCCGCTTCTCGATCGACATCGAGCGGCGGATCAACGGGATCGAGGCCGTGGGTGCGCACCGCACGTCGATGCTGCAGGACCTCGACAAGGGCCGTCCCATGGAGATCGACGCCCTCGTCACCGCCGTCCAGGAGATGGGGCGCATGGTCGGCGTTCCCACCCCCACGATCGACGTGGTCCTCGCCTTGGTGCGCCAACGCGCCCGCGCCGCCGGCGCCTACCCTCCCGGCTAG
- a CDS encoding D-aminoacylase, translated as MSPDLVIRGGLVFDGTGAPRVRADVAVHEGRIDRLGVVDAEAPVELDARGLVVAPGFIDVHSHSDYTLLVDPRAMSAIHQGVTTEVIGNCGHGCFPIRDRELSSRIIYGFDGSLPLDWSTPAAYLERLEEVKPAVNVLTLVPNGQLRLATLGLEARPATSAEVTAMTRLLEEGLEAGAWGYSTGLEYAPEQGAGEAEITALARVTAQRGGFYATHTREREDRADEAVAEAIRTARNAGIRLQVSHLAPRSGPDQTNRCIDLVDAARAGGDEIAFDMHTRLYGLTFLYVMLPPRMLNASPEDQARWLRTPEIRTQIGAHKSIITGLGDWGRIYLVDNDVWPDMARMDFEEIARRRGTTALDAACDLLLDSVGAEKAPMVLLRAYSEDQQKEVFAHDLCVPASDATALAPDGPLAGASFMGAYTWASWFWRFMVRDTGRLTPEEAVHRLSGLPAEIVGLSDRGLLKPGMRADVVVFDPERFADTGTTFEPNQIATGMRHVLVNGTVTLRDGTLTGERAGRVLRKGT; from the coding sequence ATGAGCCCTGATCTGGTCATTCGTGGAGGACTCGTGTTCGACGGGACGGGGGCGCCGCGGGTGAGGGCGGATGTGGCTGTCCACGAAGGTCGCATCGATCGCCTGGGCGTCGTCGACGCAGAGGCACCCGTCGAGCTGGACGCCCGCGGTCTCGTCGTGGCGCCCGGCTTCATCGACGTGCACAGCCACTCCGACTACACCCTGCTGGTGGACCCGCGGGCGATGAGTGCGATCCACCAGGGGGTGACGACGGAGGTGATCGGCAACTGCGGCCACGGCTGCTTCCCGATCAGGGATCGAGAGCTTTCGAGCCGCATCATCTATGGCTTCGACGGCAGCCTGCCACTGGACTGGTCCACCCCCGCCGCCTACCTGGAGCGGCTTGAGGAGGTGAAGCCGGCCGTCAACGTTCTGACACTCGTCCCGAACGGACAGCTGCGCCTGGCCACGCTCGGACTGGAAGCCCGTCCGGCGACGAGCGCCGAAGTCACCGCCATGACGCGGCTGCTCGAGGAGGGACTTGAGGCGGGCGCCTGGGGCTACTCCACCGGCTTGGAGTACGCGCCGGAGCAGGGTGCCGGGGAGGCGGAGATCACGGCGCTGGCCCGGGTGACGGCCCAGCGCGGCGGTTTCTACGCCACTCACACCCGCGAGCGCGAGGACCGCGCTGACGAAGCGGTGGCCGAGGCGATCCGCACGGCCCGCAACGCGGGCATCCGACTCCAGGTTTCTCATCTTGCACCGCGAAGCGGCCCGGACCAGACGAACCGCTGCATCGACCTGGTGGACGCGGCCAGGGCGGGGGGCGACGAGATCGCCTTCGACATGCACACCCGCCTCTACGGCCTGACCTTCCTCTACGTCATGCTCCCACCCCGGATGTTGAACGCGAGCCCGGAGGACCAGGCGAGGTGGCTCCGGACACCGGAAATCCGGACGCAGATCGGCGCCCACAAGTCCATCATCACCGGGCTCGGGGACTGGGGCCGGATCTACCTGGTGGACAACGATGTCTGGCCGGACATGGCGCGCATGGACTTCGAGGAAATCGCGCGACGCCGGGGCACGACCGCCCTCGACGCCGCCTGTGATCTGCTGCTCGACAGCGTGGGGGCGGAGAAGGCTCCCATGGTGCTCCTCCGCGCCTATTCGGAGGATCAGCAGAAGGAGGTCTTCGCCCACGACCTCTGTGTGCCGGCCTCGGACGCCACGGCGCTCGCCCCGGACGGTCCCTTGGCCGGCGCCTCGTTCATGGGCGCCTACACCTGGGCCTCCTGGTTCTGGCGCTTCATGGTCCGGGACACCGGCCGACTCACGCCCGAAGAGGCCGTACACCGGCTCAGCGGCCTGCCGGCGGAGATCGTCGGGCTCTCGGATCGGGGCCTGCTCAAGCCGGGCATGCGCGCCGACGTGGTCGTGTTCGACCCGGAGAGGTTCGCCGACACCGGCACGACCTTCGAGCCCAACCAGATCGCGACCGGCATGCGCCACGTTCTGGTCAACGGCACTGTTACGCTTCGCGATGGAACGCTCACCGGCGAGCGCGCCGGGAGGGTGCTGCGAAAGGGGACGTAG